The following proteins are co-located in the Xiphophorus hellerii strain 12219 chromosome 2, Xiphophorus_hellerii-4.1, whole genome shotgun sequence genome:
- the prr33 gene encoding mucin-5AC: MSVAYGTIHQMGLFSHQYPPPLLPKPGKDNVRLQKLLKRTAKKKASTQTSQSATPFRSSLSPVNEASPDLERSDHSTSPQKPETTPRLNSIQQPPRFTVRPLYQHVPSPYPQRAAFDRAVRMSPPTAATPSCTYSHQITKMSLSSASNQFSKVLASPGEAKQSLPYSSMPEVSIQTTELETFTESQAGLRLAPYVGIPHSKITSSGATQHPVPAGQPVVRPLTVLTPLIKSKSPRPTFKATEPSKSPKPMFEVPQIRMYTASTSYYETSRTPPVYDTAGLTAIGSIVPQSKTLAETKQEVLTASEIRGGKATATTMQPPLLDVDPGRKTPTSEVKGAAPKAEVRRVTPTLETLRVTPVSEIKRATPTPNIETTRPTQTAEHKTTTPTSEVRVQTPTYEFLSSRRPKTPAYHISRAATPVFEISRPNPLLFAVSPITVDPERSRSPQTISTVSTSLPSLNLKTTELPETLLNGDVHSDVTPADNSIKQSITKSKSESDLTRRVTSVSAAGSQRAVTPISVSSTQVATAYQRPKTPTFEASRLLTTSPGYKKQKTLPSSISHVAFQRPKTPDSQKSKSAYRGLTPAEYAAYGGIQPYSPAFCIITSVTPTQDDVKVEKEVSKQSSHVAIVKEQSLVEISERQDTTACEEKLEQSHVKAFSSVTVPVIVVSTPSDSRGTISIQDPCTATSPVAATATQEMPKAMAVPSENQKEKTKVTTKTKTKDSLLESGDQDSLKVVKKLLSRGKVQTDEEKAKSDVKVDKSVIIEPKTPVTQIKHECSKSESAEPTLPIEAPSTKSTENNKNNTEPCSADKPDTKGTNDSPAAAASLLNVMQKSKGMKSKASGWSRLKKHMVVEQEEPKFPETGSQAEIRGQDQSEEMRLEEKPSGQDEKLATPKDTDTPKATKMWDAVLFQMFSSKENIMHQIELSKSEDEKNEEKSNDQKEVPSFAFRLPVLLFSPRFDAKKLREAASRPVSKISVVFEMGLIGRKGKEEEPKDFNRKARGFAAS; this comes from the coding sequence ATGTCTGTTGCTTATGGCACTATCCACCAGATGGGCCTGTTTTCCCATCAGTACCCTCCACCACTGCTGCCCAAGCCTGGAAAAGACAATGTCCGTCTTCAGAAACTCCTCAAAAGGACTGCAAAGAAAAAGGCCTCCACCCAGACTTCACAGTCTGCTACACCTTTCCGGTCGAGCCTTTCCCCTGTAAATGAAGCAAGCCCTGACCTGGAGCGCAGCGACCACTCAACTTCCCCTCAAAAACCAGAGACAACCCCTCGACTCAACAGCATCCAGCAACCTCCACGGTTCACTGTCAGGCCACTGTATCAACATGTGCCGTCCCCTTACCCGCAGCGTGCAGCTTTTGATCGAGCAGTTAGGATGTCGCCTCCCACAGCGGCCACCCCTTCATGCACGTACTCACACCaaatcacaaaaatgtcattaagtTCTGCTTCAAATCAGTTTTCCAAAGTCTTAGCCTCTCCAGGAGAAGCAAAGCAATCACTGCCATATTCCTCTATGCCTGAGGTAAGCATACAAACAACTGAACtggaaacatttactgaaagCCAAGCTGGTTTGAGACTTGCCCCTTATGTAGGCATCCCACATTCAAAAATCACAAGTTCAGGTGCAACTCAACATCCGGTACCAGCGGGTCAACCTGTGGTTCGGCCTCTTACTGTGTTGACCCCACTCATAAAATCCAAAAGTCCACGTCCAACATTTAAAGCAACTGAGCCTTCAAAATCACCAAAGCCGATGTTTGAAGTGCCTCAGATTAGGATGTATACAGCAAGCACATCATATTATGAAACATCCAGGACACCTCCAGTGTACGACACGGCTGGATTAACTGCTATTGGCAGCATAGTACCTCAAAGTAAAACattagcagaaacaaaacaagaagtgcTCACAGCATCTGAGATCAGAGGAGGGAaggcaacagcaacaacaatgCAGCCTCCTTTATTAGACGTAGATCCTGGTAGAAAGACTCCAACATCAGAAGTAAAAGGAGCCGCCCCAAAGGCTGAAGTAAGAAGAGTCACTCCAACGTTAGAAACCCTGCGAGTCACTCCAGTGTCAGAAATCAAACGAGCCACTCCAACTCCAAACATAGAAACAACAAGACCAACTCAAACAGCTGAACATAAAACCACCACCCCAACATCTGAGGTCAGAGTTCAAACACCAACTTATGAGTTTCTGTCATCCAGGAGACCTAAAACCCCAGCATACCACATCAGCCGAGCCGCAACTCCCGTCTTTGAAATCTCACGACCCAATCCTCTTCTGTTTGCGGTGTCGCCAATCACAGTGGATCCAGAGAGATCAAGGTCACCCCAAACGATTTCTACTGTGAGCACTTCATTGCCCTCCCTTAATCTGAAGACAACAGAGCTTCCTGAAACTTTATTAAATGGGGATGTCCACTCTGATGTGACACCTGCAGACAACTCTATAAAACAAAGTATTACAAAGTCAAAATCAGAGTCTGATCTGACAAGAAGAGTGACCTCGGTTTCAGCGGCTGGCTCTCAAAGAGCTGTAACTCCTATATCTGTGTCTTCAACACAAGTAGCCACTGCTTATCAAAGGCcaaaaactccaacttttgaaGCATCTCGCCTTTTGACCACATCACCAGGctacaaaaagcaaaagacattACCATCATCTATTTCACATGTGGCCTTTCAGAGACCTAAAACCCCAGACTCTCAAAAGTCAAAGTCTGCTTACCGTGGACTTACACCAGCTGAATACGCTGCTTACGGTGGTATCCAACCATATTCACCTGCATTTTGCATTATAACCTCAGTGACACCAACACAAGATGATGTTAAAGTTGAAAAAGAAGTTTCAAAACAGAGTAGTCACGTAGCAATTGTAAAGGAACAATCATTGGTTGAAATTTCTGAAAGACAAGACACCACTGCATGTGAGGAAAAACTGGAACAGAGTCATGTAAAGGCTTTTTCCAGTGTCACAGTCCCAGTTATTGTAGTTTCAACACCATCTGACTCAAGAGGAACAATATCAATACAAGATCCATGTACAGCAACCAGTCCAGTTGCAGCAACAGCGACTCAAGAAATGCCAAAAGCGATGGCTGTGCCTTCTgaaaaccagaaagaaaaaaccaaagtaactacaaagacaaaaacaaaagattctCTTCTAGAAAGTGGCGACCAAGATTCCCTGAAGGTCGTAAAAAAGCTTTTGAGTAGAGGGAAGGTGCAGACCGATGAGGAGAAAGCAAAATCTGACGTGAAAGTTGACAAATCTGTCATAATAGAACCAAAGACACCTGTTACACAGATTAAGCATGAATGCTCAAAATCTGAATCTGCTGAACCTACTCTGCCGATTGAGGCCCCTTCTACCAAGTcaactgaaaacaataaaaataacacagaacCATGTTCAGCAGATAAACCTGACACAAAGGGCACTAATGACTCccccgcagcagcagcatctcttCTTAATGTCATGCAAAAGTCAAAGGGGATGAAATCAAAAGCGAGTGGGTGGTCGCGACTAAAGAAACACATGGTGGTGGAACAGGAGGAACCAAAATTCCCAGAGACAGGTTCTCAAGCTGAGATCCGAGGGCAGGACCAGAGTGAAGAGATGAGGCTAGAAGAGAAGCCAAGTGGTCAGGATGAGAAACTAGCTACACCCAAAGACACAGACACTCCAAAGGCAACTAAGATGTGGGATGCTGTCCTCTTCCAGATGTTCTCCTCCAAAGAGAACATCATGCATCAGATTGAGCTAAGCAAAagtgaagatgaaaaaaatgagGAGAAAAGCAATGATCAGAAGGAGGTCCCTTCGTTTGCGTTTAGGCTACCGGTGTTGCTTTTCAGCCCCAGATTTGATGCTAAGAAGCTGAGAGAAGCAGCCTCAAGACCAGTGTCAAAAATCTCAGTTGTGTTTGAAATGGGTCTGATTGGACGGAAAGGTAAAGAAGAGGAACCAAAAGACTTTAACAGGAAGGCCAGAGGGTTTGCTGCTTCTTAA